A single region of the Epinephelus moara isolate mb chromosome 16, YSFRI_EMoa_1.0, whole genome shotgun sequence genome encodes:
- the LOC126402770 gene encoding glucose-6-phosphate 1-dehydrogenase-like isoform X1 — protein sequence MGQKMSSEPLTRSEVFGQLRRELYGEEQSSQSNTHIFIVLGASGDLAKKKIYPTLWWLFRDGLLPDDTYFVGFARSKLTVEDIKRACLPHMKVTDEESESLSAFFSKNSYLSGFYDDNSSFAQLDAHLSSLPGGADANRLFYLALPPTVYQHVSTNIRAHCMSCKGWSRVIVEKPFGRDLQSSQELSAHLSSLFSEDQIYRIDHYLGKEMVQNLMVLRFGNQIFGPIWNRNSVACVVLTFKEPFGTQGRGGYFDNFGIIRDVMQNHLLQMLCLVAMEKPASTSPDDVRDEKVKVLKCIAPVAGSDVVLGQYVGDPEGEGHSKLGYLDDPTVPKDSCTPTFATAVLYVQNERWDGVPFILRCGKALNERKAEVRLQFTDVPGDIFCGRCQRNELVVRVQPDEAIYLKMMTKRPGVFFSPEETELDLTYKSRYKDVKLPDAYERLILDVFCGNQMHFVRSDELREAWRIFTPLLHQIEGEKTHPIPYTYGSRGPNEADELVKRVGFRYEGTYKCVSWLGGLPSTNTHALK from the exons ATGGGCCAGAAGATGAGCTCTGAGCCTTTGACTCGCTCTGAGGTGTTTGGACAGCTCAGGAGGGAGCTCTATGGAGAGGAGCAGTCCAGTCAGTCCAACACTCACATATTCATCGTACTGGGAGCCTCT GGAGATCTCGCTAAAAAGAAAATCTATCCAACTTTATG GTGGTTATTCAGAGATGGCCTGCTCCCAGATGACACCTACTTTGTGGGCTTTGCCCGCTCCAAGCTGACTGTGGAGGACATCAAGAGAGCATGTCTGCCTCATATGAAG GTCACTGATGAAGAGAGTGAGTCTCTCTCAGCCTTCTTCAGTAAGAACTCCTACCTGAGCGGCTTCTATGACGATAACAGCTCTTTCGCTCAACTCGACGCTCATCTGTCGTCTCTGCCCGGGGGAGCTGACGCCAACAGACTCTTCTACCTGGCCCTGCCACCCACTGTCTACCAGCATGTCAGCACAAATATCAGAGCCCACTGCATGAGCTGCAa agGCTGGAGCAGGGTGATTGTTGAGAAGCCCTTTGGCCGTGACCTTCAGAGCTCACAGGAGCTGTCGGCCCATCTGTCCTCCCTGTTCTCAGAGGACCAGATCTACCGCATAGACCACTACCTGGGCAAAGAGATGGTCCAGAACCTCATGGTGCTCAG GTTTGGAAATCAAATCTTTGGACCCATATGGAACAGGAACAGTGTGGCCTGTGTCGTCCTCACCTTCAAGGAGCCTTTTGGCACTCAGGGCCGCGGAGGATACTTTGATAACTTTGGTATCATTCG AGATGTCATGCAGAACCATCTCCTCCAGATGCTCTGTTTGGTCGCCATGGAGAAGCCTGCTTCCACCAGCCCAGATGACGTGAGGGATGAGAAG GTGAAGGTGCTGAAGTGTATAGCTCCTGTTGCTGGTTCAGATGTGGTACTCGGCCAGTACGTAGGGGACCCTGAGGGTGAGGGTCACTCTAAGCTGGGCTACCTTGACGACCCCACCGTACCAAAGGACTCCTGCACACCAACATTTGCCACTGCGGTGCTTTATGTCCAGAACGAAAGATGGGATG GCGTTCCTTTCATTCTCCGCTGTGGCAAAGCTCTGAATGAGAGAAAGGCAGAAGTGCGTCTGCAGTTCACTGATGTGCCAGGAGACATCTTTTGTGGACGCTGTCAGAGGAATGAGCTGGTGGTGCGGGTGCAACCGGACGAAGCCATTTACCTGAAGATGATGACCAAGAGGCCTGGAGTTTTCTTCAGCCCTGAGGAGACTGAGCTGGACCTCACCTACAAGAGCAGATACAAG GATGTGAAGCTCCCAGATGCGTATGAGAGGCTGATACTGGATGTCTTCTGTGGAAATCAGATGCATTTTGTCCGCAG TGATGAGTTGCGGGAGGCCTGGAGGATCTTCACCCCCCTCCTGCACCAAATAGAGGGAGAGAAGACACACCCCATTCCTTACACCTATGGAAG TCGCGGTCCAAACGAGGCGGATGAGCTGGTGAAGAGAGTGGGATTCCGCTATGAGGGAACATACAA GTGTGTGTCCTGGCTGGGGGGCCTCCCATCTACAAATACACACGcacttaaataa
- the LOC126402770 gene encoding glucose-6-phosphate 1-dehydrogenase-like isoform X2 codes for MGQKMSSEPLTRSEVFGQLRRELYGEEQSSQSNTHIFIVLGASGDLAKKKIYPTLWWLFRDGLLPDDTYFVGFARSKLTVEDIKRACLPHMKVTDEESESLSAFFSKNSYLSGFYDDNSSFAQLDAHLSSLPGGADANRLFYLALPPTVYQHVSTNIRAHCMSCKGWSRVIVEKPFGRDLQSSQELSAHLSSLFSEDQIYRIDHYLGKEMVQNLMVLRFGNQIFGPIWNRNSVACVVLTFKEPFGTQGRGGYFDNFGIIRDVMQNHLLQMLCLVAMEKPASTSPDDVRDEKVKVLKCIAPVAGSDVVLGQYVGDPEGEGHSKLGYLDDPTVPKDSCTPTFATAVLYVQNERWDGVPFILRCGKALNERKAEVRLQFTDVPGDIFCGRCQRNELVVRVQPDEAIYLKMMTKRPGVFFSPEETELDLTYKSRYKDVKLPDAYERLILDVFCGNQMHFVRSDELREAWRIFTPLLHQIEGEKTHPIPYTYGSRGPNEADELVKRVGFRYEGTYKWVQPHTA; via the exons ATGGGCCAGAAGATGAGCTCTGAGCCTTTGACTCGCTCTGAGGTGTTTGGACAGCTCAGGAGGGAGCTCTATGGAGAGGAGCAGTCCAGTCAGTCCAACACTCACATATTCATCGTACTGGGAGCCTCT GGAGATCTCGCTAAAAAGAAAATCTATCCAACTTTATG GTGGTTATTCAGAGATGGCCTGCTCCCAGATGACACCTACTTTGTGGGCTTTGCCCGCTCCAAGCTGACTGTGGAGGACATCAAGAGAGCATGTCTGCCTCATATGAAG GTCACTGATGAAGAGAGTGAGTCTCTCTCAGCCTTCTTCAGTAAGAACTCCTACCTGAGCGGCTTCTATGACGATAACAGCTCTTTCGCTCAACTCGACGCTCATCTGTCGTCTCTGCCCGGGGGAGCTGACGCCAACAGACTCTTCTACCTGGCCCTGCCACCCACTGTCTACCAGCATGTCAGCACAAATATCAGAGCCCACTGCATGAGCTGCAa agGCTGGAGCAGGGTGATTGTTGAGAAGCCCTTTGGCCGTGACCTTCAGAGCTCACAGGAGCTGTCGGCCCATCTGTCCTCCCTGTTCTCAGAGGACCAGATCTACCGCATAGACCACTACCTGGGCAAAGAGATGGTCCAGAACCTCATGGTGCTCAG GTTTGGAAATCAAATCTTTGGACCCATATGGAACAGGAACAGTGTGGCCTGTGTCGTCCTCACCTTCAAGGAGCCTTTTGGCACTCAGGGCCGCGGAGGATACTTTGATAACTTTGGTATCATTCG AGATGTCATGCAGAACCATCTCCTCCAGATGCTCTGTTTGGTCGCCATGGAGAAGCCTGCTTCCACCAGCCCAGATGACGTGAGGGATGAGAAG GTGAAGGTGCTGAAGTGTATAGCTCCTGTTGCTGGTTCAGATGTGGTACTCGGCCAGTACGTAGGGGACCCTGAGGGTGAGGGTCACTCTAAGCTGGGCTACCTTGACGACCCCACCGTACCAAAGGACTCCTGCACACCAACATTTGCCACTGCGGTGCTTTATGTCCAGAACGAAAGATGGGATG GCGTTCCTTTCATTCTCCGCTGTGGCAAAGCTCTGAATGAGAGAAAGGCAGAAGTGCGTCTGCAGTTCACTGATGTGCCAGGAGACATCTTTTGTGGACGCTGTCAGAGGAATGAGCTGGTGGTGCGGGTGCAACCGGACGAAGCCATTTACCTGAAGATGATGACCAAGAGGCCTGGAGTTTTCTTCAGCCCTGAGGAGACTGAGCTGGACCTCACCTACAAGAGCAGATACAAG GATGTGAAGCTCCCAGATGCGTATGAGAGGCTGATACTGGATGTCTTCTGTGGAAATCAGATGCATTTTGTCCGCAG TGATGAGTTGCGGGAGGCCTGGAGGATCTTCACCCCCCTCCTGCACCAAATAGAGGGAGAGAAGACACACCCCATTCCTTACACCTATGGAAG TCGCGGTCCAAACGAGGCGGATGAGCTGGTGAAGAGAGTGGGATTCCGCTATGAGGGAACATACAAGTGGGTGCAGCCCCACACAGCATGA
- the galnt6 gene encoding polypeptide N-acetylgalactosaminyltransferase 6 — translation MRWFLRRRMSPLKLVLLGGTLFMVVLVVLQRDVGNSPAVDPWFQELVIKKDKVIVMVRDAVNNIGFQIGAPQPQPVEEQPTEDVKCPTGFYTQAELKPHLERPPQDPNSPGADGKPFKKDHMTPEEEKEKEEGMTRHCFNQFASDHISLSRSLGDDTRPPECVERKFRRCPPLPTTSVIIVFHNEAWSTLIRTVYSVLHSSPAILLKEIIMVDDASTAEHLKSQLEDFVSQLKIVHVVRQLERKGLITARLLGASIAQGEVLTFLDAHCECFHGWLEPLLARIVEEPTAVVSPEISTIDLNSFQFSKPAATARAFNRGNFDWSLTFGWEAIPPEARKLRKDETYPVKTPTFAGGLFSISKKYFEHIGTYDDKMEIWGGENVEMSFRVWQCGGQLEIIPCSVVGHVFRNKSPHTFPKGTEVITRNQVRLAEVWMDDFKNIYYRRNKNAAIMARENKFGDITDRLNLRERLHCKNFTWYLNTIYPEAFIPDLNPEKFGAIRNSGSHTCLDVGENNQGGKPVIMYPCHNMGGNQYFEYTSHKELRHNIGKQLCLHATPQPEQIKIELCQLKGKGTSLGPQQEWIFTDENLLKNPSSGKCLQLKGGQLQMDNCNAADLFQHWTFS, via the exons ATGCGTTGGTTCCTACGCCGACGTATGTCCCCCCTGAAGCTGGTGCTCCTTGGGGGGACTCTCTTCATGGTGGTGCTAGTGGTTCTCCAGAGGGATGTTGGCAATTCGCCTGCTGTCGACCCCTGGTTTCAGGAGCTGGTGATCAAGAAGGATAAGGTGATAGTCATGGTACGAGACGCTGTCAACAACATTGGCTTCCAAATTGGAGCTCCGCAGCCACAGCCAGTGGAGGAGCAGCCCACCGAGGACGTCAAATGCCCCACTGGATTCTACACTCAGGCTGAGCTCAAACCTCACCTGGAGAGACCGCCTCAGGACCCCAATAGCCCCGGGGCTGATGGGAAGCCCTTTAAGAAAGACCACATGAccccagaggaggagaaggaaaaggaggagggtATGACACGGCACTGTTTCAACCAGTTTGCCAGTGACCACATTTCGCTCAGCCGTAGTCTTGGGGATGACACGAGGCCTCCAGA GTGCGTGGAGAGGAAGTTTCGTCGCTGTCCTCCTCTGCCTACCACCAGTGTTATTATTGTCTTCCACAATGAAGCTTGGTCCACCCTCATCAGGACGGTCTACAGCGTCCTGCACTCATCTCCTGCTATCCTGCTCAAAGAGATCATCATGGTAGATGACGCCAGTACTGCAG AGCACCTGAAGAGCCAACTGGAGGACTTTGTGAGTCAACTGAAGATTGTTCATGTAGTGAGGCAGCTGGAGAGGAAGGGCCTCATCACTGCCAGGCTCCTGGGTGCCAGCATCGCTCAGGGCGAAGTGCTAACCTTTCTTGACGCACAct GTGAGTGTTTCCATGGTTGGCTCGAGCCCCTCTTGGCCCGAATTGTTGAGGAACCCACTGCTGTTGTTAGTCCAGAGATCTCCACCATTGACCTCAACAGCTTTCAGTTCAGCAAGCCCGCAGCCACCGCCCGCGCTTTCAACCGAGGTAACTTTGACTGGAGCCTGACCTTCGGCTGGGAGGCAATCCCTCCAGAAGCGAGGAAGCTGCGCAAGGACGAAACCTACCCTGTAAA AACACCCACTTTTGCCGGAGGTCTCTTCTCAATCTCGAAGAAATACTTTGAACACATTGGAACATACGATGACAAGATGGAGATCTGGGGCGGTGAAAATGTGGAGATGTCATTCAGA GTGTGGCAGTGTGGCGGTCAGCTAGAGATCATCCCGTGTTCTGTGGTGGGCCATGTCTTCCGTAACAAGAGCCCCCACACTTTCCCCAAGGGCACAGAGGTCATCACACGCAACCAAGTGCGCCTGGCGGAGGTCTGGATGGATGACTTCAAGAACATCTACTATCGCCGCAACAAGAATGCTGCAATCATGGCTAgagag AATAAGTTTGGGGACATCACTGATCGTCTGAATCTGAGAGAGAGGCTTCACTGTAAGAACTTCACCTGGTACTTAAACACAATCTACCCAGAGGCCTTCATTCCAGACTTAAACCCAGAAAAGTTTGGAGCA ATTAGAAACTCTGGATCTCATACCTGTCTGGATGTTGGAGAGAATAACCAGGGAGGTAAACCTGTGATCATGTACCCCTGTCACAACATGGGAGGCAACCAG TACTTTGAATACACATCTCATAAGGAGCTGCGTCACAATATTGGAAAGCAGCTGTGTCTTCATGCCACACCCCAGCCAGAGCAGATAAAGATCGAGCTATGCCAGCTGAAGGGGAAGGGCACCAGTTTGGGACCACAGCAGGAGTGGATCTTTACAGAT GAAAATCTTCTGAAGAATCCCAGCAGTGGGAAATGTTTACAACTGAAAGGAGGTCAGCTTCAGATGGACAACTGTAACGCTGCCGACCTCTTCCAGCACTGGACCTTTAGCTGA
- the LOC126402770 gene encoding glucose-6-phosphate 1-dehydrogenase-like isoform X3, which translates to MGQKMSSEPLTRSEVFGQLRRELYGEEQSSQSNTHIFIVLGASGDLAKKKIYPTLWWLFRDGLLPDDTYFVGFARSKLTVEDIKRACLPHMKVTDEESESLSAFFSKNSYLSGFYDDNSSFAQLDAHLSSLPGGADANRLFYLALPPTVYQHVSTNIRAHCMSCKGWSRVIVEKPFGRDLQSSQELSAHLSSLFSEDQIYRIDHYLGKEMVQNLMVLRFGNQIFGPIWNRNSVACVVLTFKEPFGTQGRGGYFDNFGIIRDVMQNHLLQMLCLVAMEKPASTSPDDVRDEKVKVLKCIAPVAGSDVVLGQYVGDPEGEGHSKLGYLDDPTVPKDSCTPTFATAVLYVQNERWDGVPFILRCGKALNERKAEVRLQFTDVPGDIFCGRCQRNELVVRVQPDEAIYLKMMTKRPGVFFSPEETELDLTYKSRYKDVKLPDAYERLILDVFCGNQMHFVRSDELREAWRIFTPLLHQIEGEKTHPIPYTYGSRGPNEADELVKRVGFRYEGTYKCC; encoded by the exons ATGGGCCAGAAGATGAGCTCTGAGCCTTTGACTCGCTCTGAGGTGTTTGGACAGCTCAGGAGGGAGCTCTATGGAGAGGAGCAGTCCAGTCAGTCCAACACTCACATATTCATCGTACTGGGAGCCTCT GGAGATCTCGCTAAAAAGAAAATCTATCCAACTTTATG GTGGTTATTCAGAGATGGCCTGCTCCCAGATGACACCTACTTTGTGGGCTTTGCCCGCTCCAAGCTGACTGTGGAGGACATCAAGAGAGCATGTCTGCCTCATATGAAG GTCACTGATGAAGAGAGTGAGTCTCTCTCAGCCTTCTTCAGTAAGAACTCCTACCTGAGCGGCTTCTATGACGATAACAGCTCTTTCGCTCAACTCGACGCTCATCTGTCGTCTCTGCCCGGGGGAGCTGACGCCAACAGACTCTTCTACCTGGCCCTGCCACCCACTGTCTACCAGCATGTCAGCACAAATATCAGAGCCCACTGCATGAGCTGCAa agGCTGGAGCAGGGTGATTGTTGAGAAGCCCTTTGGCCGTGACCTTCAGAGCTCACAGGAGCTGTCGGCCCATCTGTCCTCCCTGTTCTCAGAGGACCAGATCTACCGCATAGACCACTACCTGGGCAAAGAGATGGTCCAGAACCTCATGGTGCTCAG GTTTGGAAATCAAATCTTTGGACCCATATGGAACAGGAACAGTGTGGCCTGTGTCGTCCTCACCTTCAAGGAGCCTTTTGGCACTCAGGGCCGCGGAGGATACTTTGATAACTTTGGTATCATTCG AGATGTCATGCAGAACCATCTCCTCCAGATGCTCTGTTTGGTCGCCATGGAGAAGCCTGCTTCCACCAGCCCAGATGACGTGAGGGATGAGAAG GTGAAGGTGCTGAAGTGTATAGCTCCTGTTGCTGGTTCAGATGTGGTACTCGGCCAGTACGTAGGGGACCCTGAGGGTGAGGGTCACTCTAAGCTGGGCTACCTTGACGACCCCACCGTACCAAAGGACTCCTGCACACCAACATTTGCCACTGCGGTGCTTTATGTCCAGAACGAAAGATGGGATG GCGTTCCTTTCATTCTCCGCTGTGGCAAAGCTCTGAATGAGAGAAAGGCAGAAGTGCGTCTGCAGTTCACTGATGTGCCAGGAGACATCTTTTGTGGACGCTGTCAGAGGAATGAGCTGGTGGTGCGGGTGCAACCGGACGAAGCCATTTACCTGAAGATGATGACCAAGAGGCCTGGAGTTTTCTTCAGCCCTGAGGAGACTGAGCTGGACCTCACCTACAAGAGCAGATACAAG GATGTGAAGCTCCCAGATGCGTATGAGAGGCTGATACTGGATGTCTTCTGTGGAAATCAGATGCATTTTGTCCGCAG TGATGAGTTGCGGGAGGCCTGGAGGATCTTCACCCCCCTCCTGCACCAAATAGAGGGAGAGAAGACACACCCCATTCCTTACACCTATGGAAG TCGCGGTCCAAACGAGGCGGATGAGCTGGTGAAGAGAGTGGGATTCCGCTATGAGGGAACATACAA